From a region of the Procambarus clarkii isolate CNS0578487 chromosome 18, FALCON_Pclarkii_2.0, whole genome shotgun sequence genome:
- the LOC123747881 gene encoding golgin subfamily A member 6-like protein 7 codes for MAGLVFQAEVVGERAFQLLERAFQLWEIEFQLWEIEFQLWEIEFQLWDIEFQLWERAFQLWEIEFQLWERAFQLWEIEFQLWEIEFQLWEIEFQLWEIEFQLWEIEFQLWEIEFQLWEIEFQLWEIEFQLWEIEFQLWEIEFQLWEIEFQLWERAFQLWEIEFQLWERAFQLWEIEFQLWKIEFQLWEIEFQLWEIEFQLWEIEFQLWEIEFQLWEIEFQLWEIEFQLWEIEFQLWERAFQLWEIEAFHVDEIRTYMNEIQLQVDQTCNTAEI; via the coding sequence ATGGCTGGTTTAGTGTTCCAAGCagaggtggtgggagagagagcaTTCCAGTTGTTGGAGAGAGCATTCCAGTTGTGGGAGATAGAATTCCAGTTGTGGGAGATAGAATTCCAGTTGTGGGAGATTGAGTTCCAGTTGTGGGATATAGAATTCCAGCTGTGGGAGAGAGCATTCCAGTTGTGGGAGATTGAATTCCAGTTGTGGGAGAGAGCATTCCAGTTGTGGGAGATTGAATTCCAGTTGTGGGAGATAGAATTCCAGTTGTGGGAGATTGAATTCCAGTTGTGGGAGATAGAATTCCAGTTGTGGGAGATAGAATTCCAGTTGTGGGAGATTGAATTCCAGTTGTGGGAGATAGAATTCCAGTTGTGGGAGATTGAATTCCAGTTGTGGGAGATAGAATTCCAGTTGTGGGAGATTGAATTCCAGTTGTGGGAGATAGAATTCCAGCTGTGGGAGAGAGCATTCCAGTTGTGGGAGATTGAATTCCAGTTGTGGGAGAGAGCATTCCAGTTGTGGGAGATTGAATTCCAGTTGTGGAAGATAGAATTCCAGTTGTGGGAGATTGAATTCCAGTTGTGGGAGATTGAATTCCAGTTGTGGGAGATAGAATTCCAGTTGTGGGAGATAGAATTCCAGTTGTGGGAGATAGAATTCCAGCTGTGGGAGATAGAATTCCAGTTGTGGGAGATAGAATTCCAGCTGTGGGAGAGAGCATTCCAGTTGTGGGAGATAGAAGCATTTCACGTGGATGAAATTCGTACATATATGAATGAAATACAGCTGCAAGTTGACCAAACCTGCAATACAGCTGAAATATAG